The Flammeovirgaceae bacterium genome contains a region encoding:
- a CDS encoding phosphosulfolactate synthase codes for MNYELKNLPERTRKPRQYGFTMAMDKGLSVREAEDFVNVCADHVDIVKLGWATSYVTPNLKDKLKIYKDAGIPTYFGGTLFEAFIIRDQFDDYRKVLDKYNMSFAEVSDGSIDLDHDKKCDYISKLSEQVTVLSEVGSKDADKIIPPYMWIELMQKELDAGAWKVIGEARESGNVGLFRSTGEVRSGLVQEILTKIPFEKIIWEAPQKAQQVWFIKLLGANVNLGNIAPNEVIPLETIRLGLRGDTFLHFLGIEKKKTNTAPPFEVD; via the coding sequence ATGAATTACGAGTTAAAGAACCTGCCTGAGCGAACACGCAAGCCCAGGCAGTACGGTTTTACCATGGCCATGGACAAAGGCCTGAGTGTGCGTGAAGCCGAGGATTTTGTTAATGTATGTGCCGATCATGTTGATATCGTTAAACTCGGTTGGGCCACTTCGTATGTTACACCTAACCTGAAGGACAAATTAAAAATATATAAAGATGCCGGCATTCCGACCTATTTTGGCGGAACCCTTTTCGAGGCATTTATCATCCGCGACCAGTTTGATGACTACCGGAAGGTACTCGATAAGTACAACATGTCATTTGCTGAAGTTTCGGATGGCTCCATCGATCTGGACCACGATAAAAAATGCGATTACATCAGCAAACTCTCCGAACAGGTAACCGTGCTTTCGGAAGTAGGATCAAAAGATGCCGATAAAATCATCCCTCCTTATATGTGGATTGAACTGATGCAGAAAGAACTGGATGCCGGTGCCTGGAAAGTAATTGGTGAAGCACGCGAAAGCGGTAACGTAGGGTTGTTTCGCTCAACCGGTGAGGTGCGATCAGGCCTGGTGCAGGAAATTCTTACCAAGATTCCATTTGAAAAAATCATCTGGGAAGCCCCCCAAAAAGCACAGCAGGTTTGGTTTATTAAATTGCTGGGCGCCAACGTAAACCTGGGCAACATTGCCCCCAACGAAGTAATACCACTCGAAACCATCCGCCTGGGCCTGCGGGGCGATACCTTCCTGCACTTCCTGGGCATTGAAAAAAAGAAAACCAACACCGCACCGCCTTTCGAAGTTGACTAA
- a CDS encoding tetratricopeptide repeat protein: MAKEFRRREDEGNDLIRRFEDHLRKKKSDYFDLEAFEEIIEFYLLRSKYNKALQAVNLAITQFPYSTGLLIAKAQVLTHLEEFSDALDLLEQAENLQPNDPEILLSKGSLFAAQNKHSEAIECYERALDFSEDKDEIYYNIGLSYQTLEKYEQAIQAYKQAVEFNLNHEGALYELAYCLDITGQLESSVSYYKKFIDEDPYSAAAWYNLGIVYNKLGQFEEALTAYDYALTIDDTFASAYFNMGNTCMNLGHYTKALDSFKKTIELEGPSAEVYCSIGAAYESLEQFELGLKYYQKAAKLDPMYDEAWFGAGVCLEKQEKWYQALHFYNKALKLHAENPEYWRAIAHAEFKVGNIVSSIDAYEEASRLDPKDREIWLNWSFIYYEQGDYQKAVNVLLEGFDELPDDAELYYRMTVYLIEAGKFKEAFNYLENALILNFEGHATLYEFFPQIETQKALFKIIEQFRKENK; encoded by the coding sequence ATGGCCAAAGAATTTCGCAGGCGTGAGGATGAGGGGAACGATCTGATAAGGCGCTTTGAAGACCACCTTCGCAAAAAGAAATCCGATTATTTTGATCTGGAAGCATTCGAAGAAATAATTGAATTCTATTTACTCCGGTCGAAGTACAACAAAGCCCTGCAGGCCGTTAACCTGGCCATCACCCAGTTTCCTTATTCCACCGGGCTGCTCATTGCAAAAGCCCAGGTGCTTACACACCTCGAAGAATTCTCGGACGCGCTTGACCTGCTGGAGCAAGCTGAAAATCTGCAGCCCAACGATCCGGAAATTCTGCTTTCAAAAGGCTCCCTGTTTGCTGCGCAGAATAAGCACAGCGAAGCCATTGAATGCTATGAACGCGCACTTGATTTTTCAGAAGATAAAGACGAAATCTACTATAACATCGGGCTGTCGTACCAAACCCTGGAAAAATATGAACAGGCCATTCAGGCTTACAAACAGGCAGTTGAATTTAACCTGAACCATGAAGGCGCCCTGTACGAACTGGCCTATTGCCTCGATATAACCGGCCAACTGGAAAGCAGCGTGTCGTATTACAAAAAATTTATTGACGAGGACCCCTACTCGGCCGCAGCCTGGTACAACCTGGGAATTGTGTACAATAAACTGGGCCAGTTTGAAGAAGCACTTACCGCTTATGATTACGCATTAACCATTGACGACACGTTTGCCTCGGCTTACTTCAACATGGGCAATACCTGCATGAATCTGGGTCACTATACAAAAGCACTCGATTCGTTCAAGAAAACCATTGAACTGGAGGGACCCAGTGCAGAAGTATATTGTTCCATTGGTGCCGCTTACGAAAGCCTGGAACAATTTGAACTAGGCCTGAAATACTACCAGAAAGCGGCCAAGCTTGATCCGATGTACGATGAAGCCTGGTTTGGCGCTGGCGTATGCCTCGAAAAACAGGAGAAGTGGTACCAGGCGCTTCACTTCTATAACAAAGCGCTGAAACTTCATGCCGAAAACCCCGAATACTGGCGCGCCATTGCACACGCTGAATTTAAGGTGGGCAACATTGTTTCGAGCATTGATGCCTACGAAGAAGCTTCGCGACTCGATCCGAAAGACAGAGAAATCTGGTTAAACTGGTCGTTTATTTACTACGAGCAGGGCGATTATCAGAAAGCGGTTAATGTATTATTGGAAGGTTTTGATGAATTGCCCGATGATGCCGAATTGTATTACCGGATGACCGTTTACTTAATTGAAGCCGGTAAGTTTAAGGAAGCCTTTAATTATCTTGAAAATGCATTAATTTTGAACTTTGAAGGACACGCCACCTTGTATGAGTTCTTCCCTCAGATCGAAACACAGAAGGCGCTGTTCAAAATCATTGAACAATTTAGAAAAGAAAACAAGTAA
- a CDS encoding polysaccharide biosynthesis/export family protein: MILRSFRLLIISTLLLVSCTSYKQNIMFKYDGTTQLQQQAAQVERNYVIQPNDLLKLRVYTNKGELIIDPNYNLLREIPTQSSQLRPDPTYLVDINGVVKFPMVGEVRMAGLTLRQAEELLEKVYAEFYTKPFVNLTFTNKRVVVLGLQVSKVIPLENENTTLVEAIGLAGGLDRDSKAQNIRVLRGTELYIADLSTLEGYTRSNMILYPGDIIYIEPIRRPVSEALRDYVSLISIIASLTTLAIVISTL; this comes from the coding sequence ATGATTCTCCGAAGCTTCCGGTTATTAATTATCTCAACTTTGCTGCTGGTATCGTGTACATCCTATAAGCAAAACATTATGTTTAAGTACGATGGTACAACCCAACTTCAGCAGCAGGCTGCCCAGGTGGAGCGCAACTATGTTATTCAACCCAACGATTTATTGAAACTGCGCGTTTATACCAATAAAGGCGAATTGATTATCGATCCTAACTATAACTTGTTACGCGAAATTCCCACCCAGTCATCACAACTGAGGCCGGACCCCACCTACCTGGTTGATATTAATGGCGTGGTAAAATTTCCAATGGTGGGCGAAGTGCGAATGGCTGGTCTAACCCTTCGGCAAGCAGAAGAATTGCTTGAGAAAGTCTACGCTGAATTTTATACAAAACCTTTTGTTAACCTTACGTTTACCAATAAACGCGTTGTTGTTCTTGGATTACAGGTTAGCAAGGTAATACCCCTTGAAAATGAAAACACCACGTTAGTTGAGGCAATTGGTCTGGCCGGTGGATTGGATCGCGACTCCAAAGCACAGAATATCCGGGTTTTACGTGGCACTGAACTTTATATTGCCGACCTCAGTACACTGGAGGGCTACACACGATCTAATATGATATTGTACCCCGGAGATATAATTTATATTGAACCTATCCGAAGACCGGTTAGTGAGGCGCTTCGCGATTATGTTAGCCTGATTTCAATTATTGCCAGCCTCACTACATTGGCTATTGTTATTTCAACCCTTTAG
- a CDS encoding capsular biosynthesis protein, protein MFSWFSGTKKAPQRPLAADIHSHLLPGLDDGVQSFDEAERIIRDFQDMGYKKLITTPHIISDSYRNTPEAILSKLAELKIYLAKKSIPIEIEAAAEYYLDENLVYQLENNDPLLTFGNRYLLFEVNFMVEPLNLKEFIFKLTTRGYKPVLAHPERYVFLQQHPEKIEDLINRGVLFQLNINSLTGYYSKPAQVVARKLIENKWVHFAGSDCHNANHLHLLKQAQDTALYQKLLSLPLLNHSLI, encoded by the coding sequence GTGTTTAGCTGGTTCTCTGGCACGAAAAAAGCACCTCAAAGACCGCTGGCAGCTGACATCCATTCACACCTGCTGCCCGGGCTTGACGATGGCGTGCAATCCTTTGACGAGGCCGAGCGAATCATCCGGGACTTTCAGGATATGGGTTATAAAAAACTAATTACAACGCCCCACATCATCAGCGACAGTTACCGAAACACTCCGGAAGCAATACTATCTAAACTGGCCGAACTAAAAATTTACCTGGCCAAAAAATCAATACCCATTGAAATTGAGGCCGCAGCCGAATACTACCTGGATGAAAATTTGGTGTACCAACTGGAGAACAATGACCCGCTATTAACCTTTGGCAACCGGTATCTTTTGTTCGAAGTAAACTTTATGGTTGAACCCTTAAACCTGAAAGAATTTATTTTTAAACTCACTACGCGTGGATACAAGCCTGTATTGGCACATCCTGAACGGTACGTTTTTCTTCAGCAACATCCGGAAAAGATTGAAGACCTTATTAACCGCGGTGTACTGTTTCAACTCAATATCAACTCCCTCACGGGCTATTACTCCAAACCCGCACAGGTAGTGGCACGAAAACTTATTGAAAACAAGTGGGTGCATTTTGCCGGCAGCGACTGCCACAACGCCAATCATCTCCACCTGCTTAAACAAGCCCAGGACACAGCGCTCTATCAAAAACTTTTATCTTTGCCCCTGCTCAACCATTCGCTGATTTAA
- a CDS encoding NAD-dependent epimerase/dehydratase family protein, producing the protein MIAVTGANGLLGSYIVRKLLAEKIPFIALKRSGSDTSLLNDINSQITWRDADVLDLPALHNALQHVSGVIHAAALVSFNPRDKKKLFAANIEGTKNMVNACLLLGITRFLHISSVAALGRLNGQRVITEENKWTDSTLNSAYAESKYRAELEVFRGQEEGLSTVIVNPSVILSRSDWNRSSSQLFKYVWNQRPFYIDGSLNYVDVRDLSEAIVRLYQSDFEGERFILNAGSIPYHDFFAAVAKQFNRTPPRIKLSKTMLTWLARAERVRSALTGANPLITPETARLAGTSFFYSNQKISAALNMAFQPIEQSIDWCCDWYKAQAGKK; encoded by the coding sequence ATGATTGCCGTAACCGGGGCCAACGGCTTATTGGGAAGTTATATAGTAAGGAAACTTCTTGCCGAAAAAATTCCCTTCATTGCATTAAAACGTTCAGGCAGCGATACCTCGTTACTTAATGATATAAACAGCCAGATTACCTGGCGCGATGCAGATGTATTAGACTTACCGGCATTACATAATGCACTGCAGCATGTAAGCGGTGTAATTCATGCGGCCGCGCTGGTGTCCTTTAATCCACGCGATAAGAAGAAACTCTTCGCAGCGAACATCGAAGGCACAAAGAATATGGTCAATGCCTGCCTGCTGCTGGGCATTACACGTTTTTTGCACATCAGCTCGGTGGCAGCACTTGGCCGGTTAAATGGCCAGCGGGTAATTACCGAAGAAAACAAGTGGACTGACAGTACACTAAACAGCGCCTATGCCGAATCAAAATACCGGGCTGAACTGGAGGTATTCCGTGGGCAGGAAGAAGGCCTCAGCACCGTCATCGTTAATCCCTCGGTTATCCTTTCGCGTAGCGATTGGAACCGCAGCAGTTCACAACTCTTTAAATATGTATGGAACCAACGCCCCTTTTATATTGATGGATCGTTAAATTATGTTGATGTCCGCGACCTGAGTGAGGCCATCGTAAGATTATACCAATCCGATTTTGAAGGAGAACGTTTTATACTCAATGCCGGATCGATACCGTACCATGATTTTTTTGCAGCAGTGGCGAAGCAATTTAACCGGACACCCCCCCGCATTAAACTTTCAAAAACCATGCTTACCTGGCTTGCCCGCGCTGAGCGGGTACGGTCGGCCCTTACCGGTGCCAACCCGCTGATAACACCTGAAACAGCCCGCCTGGCCGGAACGAGTTTTTTCTATTCCAACCAAAAAATTAGTGCTGCCCTGAACATGGCTTTTCAACCGATTGAACAAAGTATTGACTGGTGCTGTGACTGGTATAAGGCGCAGGCCGGTAAAAAATAA
- a CDS encoding polysaccharide biosynthesis tyrosine autokinase, whose product MSTEKTIIQSSAENIDFSKLKIIVRTNFIWIVLIFLLTNAAAYFYLRYTKDLYESVSEIKLDVKQDATELGIREIIPERQNVNLISSEIETIKSKLFLSSVIDSLNLHVSYYSIGKILNTELHTSSPFVVEHQVNSPAYFDILFLIEPTSNNTYRLRIPVYASTYEGEFGKPLTSNHFSLTIKKKDAPAFEPENQYSFIVNSKRALLDYILTNLTVEPLNVNANTIRVSFRDNNPFKAQDLVNGIDSLYLRYSNAQKNLANLQKIAWLNNELSQIEQQMEQYENYFENFTLKNKTSNLNDDLKRTIILINKIDSQRFETNRRINEVNRVIDGLAGNEFYVSPSQRTLFSESVNKNIEKLQELYLDIDKMKLSYSESTFAFKQKEAEIESIRKKVYGQLTEIKSDLMKRLQDLNKSKTALENEFAGMPDKNTQFNKNARFYKLYEELYLTLMQRKSEFEIARAGSTPDFKILSTADLPQKPIAPQRILIHAIGFVAGIVLSFAFIGILYLANDKITSVYEIERMAGVPLLGVVPAFRGQPEEGVFIINYPKSMVSEAIRTLRTNLDFFSPAISKKIIAISSTISGEGKSFLAMNLGGIVALSRKKVVLLDLDMRKPKLIQVTNGSDPNKGISTILIRKNTWQDCVVKTPIENFDFIPAGPHPPNPAELLLNGEFSTMLNELKEKYDFILLDTPPVGLVTDGIMAMKHADVSVYVFRANYSRKEFIHNLQRIVRINKFSNITAVVNALPATSETAYGYGYYEDRKPSGLKSIFNRSV is encoded by the coding sequence TTGAGCACTGAAAAAACCATAATACAATCCTCAGCCGAAAACATTGATTTTAGCAAACTTAAAATCATTGTCAGAACAAATTTTATATGGATTGTGCTGATTTTCCTGCTAACAAATGCAGCGGCTTATTTTTACCTGCGTTATACCAAAGATTTATATGAGTCGGTGTCAGAGATAAAACTGGATGTAAAACAGGATGCCACCGAACTGGGCATTCGTGAAATAATTCCTGAACGGCAGAATGTTAACCTTATATCATCCGAAATTGAGACGATTAAATCAAAATTGTTTTTAAGCAGCGTTATTGACTCACTAAACCTGCACGTAAGTTATTATAGTATTGGAAAAATACTGAATACCGAATTACACACCAGTTCACCGTTTGTGGTTGAGCATCAGGTTAACAGCCCGGCCTACTTCGATATTCTTTTTCTTATCGAACCCACCTCTAACAACACCTACCGGCTCCGCATACCTGTGTATGCCTCAACCTATGAGGGAGAATTTGGTAAACCGCTAACCTCCAACCATTTTTCACTTACCATCAAAAAAAAGGATGCACCAGCCTTTGAACCTGAAAATCAATACTCGTTTATTGTGAACAGTAAACGCGCATTATTGGATTACATACTCACCAACCTGACGGTTGAACCGCTTAATGTTAATGCCAATACCATTCGCGTGTCCTTCCGCGATAACAACCCTTTTAAAGCACAGGACCTGGTTAATGGAATCGATTCGCTTTACCTGCGGTACAGCAATGCGCAAAAAAATCTGGCCAACCTCCAGAAAATAGCCTGGCTTAACAATGAATTGAGCCAGATTGAACAACAGATGGAGCAGTACGAAAATTACTTTGAAAACTTTACGCTCAAGAACAAGACCAGTAACCTGAATGATGACCTGAAGCGAACCATCATCTTAATCAACAAAATTGATTCACAACGATTTGAAACAAACCGGAGAATCAACGAAGTAAACCGGGTAATAGACGGCCTTGCCGGTAATGAATTTTATGTAAGTCCCTCACAACGAACCCTCTTTTCCGAGTCGGTAAATAAGAACATTGAGAAACTTCAGGAGCTTTACCTGGATATAGATAAAATGAAACTCTCCTACAGCGAGAGTACCTTCGCCTTTAAACAAAAAGAAGCTGAGATAGAAAGCATTCGGAAAAAAGTCTATGGGCAACTTACCGAAATTAAGTCCGACTTAATGAAACGCCTGCAGGACCTGAACAAATCTAAGACCGCACTTGAAAACGAGTTTGCCGGCATGCCCGATAAGAATACGCAGTTCAATAAAAATGCCCGCTTCTATAAATTATATGAAGAATTGTACTTAACCCTGATGCAGCGCAAATCGGAATTTGAAATTGCACGGGCAGGAAGCACCCCGGATTTTAAGATTCTCTCAACGGCCGATCTTCCGCAAAAGCCCATTGCTCCGCAGCGCATACTCATCCACGCCATTGGGTTTGTGGCCGGCATTGTTCTGTCGTTTGCTTTTATAGGCATTCTCTATCTTGCCAACGATAAAATTACCAGTGTATATGAAATTGAACGGATGGCCGGTGTACCCTTGTTAGGCGTGGTGCCGGCATTTCGTGGCCAACCCGAAGAGGGAGTATTCATTATTAATTACCCGAAATCCATGGTTAGCGAAGCCATACGCACCTTGCGCACCAACCTGGATTTTTTTAGTCCGGCAATTTCCAAAAAGATAATAGCAATATCCTCAACCATTTCGGGAGAAGGCAAATCATTTCTGGCCATGAACCTGGGCGGCATTGTTGCATTATCCAGAAAAAAAGTTGTGCTGCTTGATTTGGACATGCGAAAGCCCAAGTTAATACAGGTGACCAACGGCTCCGATCCGAATAAAGGCATCAGCACCATTCTGATACGCAAAAACACCTGGCAGGACTGCGTGGTTAAAACGCCTATTGAAAATTTTGATTTTATACCGGCCGGGCCACATCCGCCAAATCCTGCTGAATTATTACTTAATGGCGAATTCAGCACCATGCTGAATGAACTAAAAGAAAAATATGATTTCATACTATTGGACACACCCCCGGTGGGCCTGGTTACCGATGGCATCATGGCCATGAAGCATGCTGATGTTTCGGTGTATGTTTTCAGAGCCAACTATTCCCGTAAGGAGTTTATACACAACCTGCAGCGCATCGTTCGCATCAACAAATTCTCCAACATTACAGCCGTTGTCAATGCGCTGCCGGCTACCAGCGAAACAGCCTATGGCTATGGCTACTATGAAGATCGGAAACCCTCAGGATTGAAGTCAATTTTTAATCGCAGTGTTTAG
- the hflX gene encoding GTPase HflX: MQSKLAILVALGNTRHPEVTEEHLNELAFLAETAGITAVGRLVQNLHRPDGRTFIGKGKLAELKAMVSAKKANTIIFDDDLSPSQLRNLEKEFNPKETEATVRIYDRSLLILDIFLLRAKTAQARTQVELARNQYLLPRLTRMWTHLERQRGGTGTRGGAGEKEIETDRRNIRNQISVLKDRLEKIEKQRATQRKSRQHEVRVALVGYTNAGKSTLMNLLSGSDVLAENRLFATVDSTVRKVTFGNIPFLLSDTVGFIRKLPHHLVESFKSTLDEVREADLLLHVVDVSHPFHDNQIEVVNHTLADIEAGNKPTILVLNKVDTMKKQHPEADLTEMTGYYRGKGFDRVIFVSAITGEGIPALKQLLFDEVKKIFLTIYPNYLKDGYEFINLKIS, from the coding sequence ATGCAAAGCAAACTTGCCATATTGGTTGCCCTGGGCAATACCCGTCATCCGGAGGTTACGGAGGAGCATTTAAATGAACTCGCCTTTCTGGCCGAAACAGCTGGTATAACCGCGGTTGGCAGGTTGGTTCAAAACCTGCACCGGCCCGATGGCCGAACGTTTATTGGTAAAGGAAAACTGGCCGAACTGAAAGCAATGGTTAGCGCTAAAAAGGCGAATACCATCATCTTTGATGATGATCTTTCACCTTCACAACTTCGGAATCTGGAAAAGGAATTTAACCCAAAAGAAACAGAGGCTACTGTGCGAATTTATGACCGTAGCTTGTTGATATTGGATATATTTCTTTTACGTGCAAAAACCGCACAAGCCCGAACGCAGGTTGAACTGGCCCGTAACCAATACCTGTTACCCCGGTTAACCCGCATGTGGACACACCTCGAACGGCAACGGGGCGGTACCGGTACGCGGGGCGGTGCCGGTGAAAAGGAAATAGAAACCGACCGCAGGAACATCCGCAACCAGATTAGCGTGCTGAAGGACCGGCTTGAGAAAATCGAGAAGCAGCGGGCAACTCAACGCAAGTCGAGGCAACATGAAGTGCGTGTTGCGCTGGTGGGGTACACCAACGCGGGTAAATCCACATTAATGAATTTGCTTTCCGGTTCCGATGTGCTTGCTGAGAATCGCCTGTTTGCCACGGTTGATTCAACGGTGCGAAAAGTAACTTTTGGAAACATCCCATTTTTACTTAGCGATACGGTGGGCTTCATCCGTAAACTTCCGCACCACCTGGTTGAGTCGTTTAAATCAACTTTAGATGAAGTGCGCGAGGCCGACTTGCTGCTGCATGTGGTTGATGTGTCGCACCCGTTTCATGATAACCAGATTGAAGTGGTTAACCATACGCTGGCCGACATTGAAGCGGGTAACAAGCCGACTATCCTGGTATTAAATAAGGTTGACACTATGAAAAAGCAACATCCCGAAGCCGACCTTACCGAGATGACTGGCTACTACCGCGGCAAGGGGTTTGACCGGGTAATTTTCGTTTCGGCCATAACAGGCGAAGGCATCCCCGCATTGAAGCAATTGTTATTTGACGAGGTGAAAAAAATTTTTCTTACGATCTACCCGAATTACCTGAAGGATGGGTATGAGTTTATTAATTTAAAAATCTCCTGA
- a CDS encoding glycosyltransferase family 4 protein, protein MRVAVVLNTSWNIYNFRMNLIKSLQARGHEVHTVAPNDDYTQRLIEAGCTHHEVRMDSRGANPVKDIALVFELRSIYRRIKPDVILHYTIKPNVYGTLAAAGLRIPVINNVCGLGTAFLKNDLISRVAVFLYRLSFRFARKVFFQNPDDLNLFLAKKLVRPGTVDLLPGSGIDLTRFSPVALKNNVPFTFLLISRLITDKGILEYVDAVKKLKAEGIEAKFQILGAIDEEHKRGISKTLVNEWIQSGTIEYLGTTEDVRAFIEQAHCIVLPSYREGTPRTLLEAASSARPIIATDVPGCNQVVDDHVNGFLCKRKDAADLADKMRKMASLDPQSLNRLGQNGRKKMEAQYDESIVINKYLEALTEIKCGS, encoded by the coding sequence ATGCGAGTTGCTGTTGTACTGAACACCTCCTGGAATATCTACAATTTCAGGATGAACCTCATAAAATCCCTGCAGGCGCGGGGACATGAAGTACACACGGTTGCCCCGAATGATGATTACACTCAACGACTTATCGAAGCCGGGTGCACCCACCACGAAGTAAGAATGGACAGCCGGGGTGCAAACCCTGTTAAAGATATAGCCCTTGTTTTCGAGTTGCGTTCCATTTATAGGCGGATTAAACCCGATGTCATTTTACATTATACCATCAAACCCAACGTATATGGCACGTTAGCCGCAGCCGGACTGCGTATTCCTGTAATAAATAATGTTTGCGGTCTGGGTACGGCTTTTCTGAAAAACGACCTGATTTCAAGAGTGGCTGTTTTTCTTTACAGGCTTAGTTTTCGCTTCGCCAGGAAGGTATTCTTCCAAAACCCGGACGATCTGAATTTGTTCCTCGCCAAAAAACTGGTCCGGCCTGGCACAGTTGATTTACTGCCCGGTTCAGGGATAGACCTGACGAGGTTTTCGCCAGTTGCCTTAAAGAACAATGTTCCTTTTACCTTCTTGCTGATCTCCCGCCTGATTACCGACAAGGGAATACTTGAATACGTTGATGCCGTTAAAAAACTGAAAGCCGAGGGTATCGAAGCAAAATTTCAAATCCTTGGCGCCATTGATGAAGAACATAAGCGGGGCATCAGCAAAACCCTTGTTAACGAGTGGATACAATCAGGTACGATTGAATACTTAGGCACTACCGAAGACGTACGTGCTTTCATTGAACAGGCACATTGCATCGTACTTCCTTCTTACCGTGAAGGAACACCAAGAACATTGCTGGAAGCAGCCAGTTCAGCAAGGCCCATTATCGCGACCGATGTACCCGGCTGCAACCAGGTGGTTGATGACCACGTAAACGGATTTTTATGTAAGAGAAAAGATGCTGCCGACCTGGCCGATAAAATGCGCAAGATGGCAAGTCTTGACCCACAGTCACTCAACCGGCTCGGTCAAAACGGAAGAAAGAAAATGGAAGCCCAGTATGACGAATCTATCGTCATAAATAAATACCTTGAAGCGCTGACAGAGATTAAGTGCGGTTCCTGA
- the rfbC gene encoding dTDP-4-dehydrorhamnose 3,5-epimerase, with protein sequence MQIIETEIGGLLEIIPVVYTDNRGWFYEFFKKNEFAKAGITYAFTQENISFSKKGVVRGLHFQVAPYQQVKLVSVLQGKVLDVAVDLRKGSSTFGKWHTCVLDSDKHNMVLVPEGFAHGFAALEDSLFIYKSTSVYQPSAEAGIIWNDPQLGIPWPFADPTLSAKDSNLPTLDELLRKSVISRD encoded by the coding sequence ATGCAGATTATTGAAACAGAAATTGGTGGTTTACTTGAAATCATCCCGGTAGTTTATACCGACAACCGGGGTTGGTTCTATGAATTCTTCAAAAAAAATGAATTTGCAAAAGCCGGTATTACATACGCATTTACACAAGAAAATATTTCGTTCTCAAAGAAAGGAGTTGTGCGGGGTCTTCATTTTCAGGTTGCACCTTATCAGCAGGTAAAACTGGTTAGTGTTCTGCAGGGAAAAGTTTTGGACGTGGCGGTTGATTTGCGAAAAGGATCCTCCACATTCGGTAAATGGCATACCTGCGTATTGGATTCCGACAAACACAACATGGTGTTGGTACCCGAAGGCTTTGCCCATGGCTTTGCGGCATTAGAGGACTCACTCTTTATATATAAGAGTACCTCTGTTTACCAACCATCCGCAGAGGCCGGAATCATCTGGAACGACCCGCAACTTGGCATACCCTGGCCATTTGCCGATCCTACACTTTCTGCAAAAGACAGCAACCTGCCAACGTTGGATGAGTTGTTAAGAAAATCTGTAATTTCACGGGATTAA